Proteins from a genomic interval of Toxotes jaculatrix isolate fToxJac2 chromosome 5, fToxJac2.pri, whole genome shotgun sequence:
- the LOC121181918 gene encoding uncharacterized protein LOC121181918, with product MAVGFRLTSILLVCMLSELDHSSAFPRARSSVYPETWQGLSEKPQGGYNFGNRRPLQYVQALRQAHRKLQPNIHDQFEVKTWQKPQGSSLSHAQIQNHPGVYRQTQSRIHTSLPQPPALENHLLPKPRNFEFSLKVPFASSLGQNKETETKETSLGTKSSDSNSGGSDGAGQYSQSYRPSSVQIHSNFSSPSGLDAFLDKGSTNDRNGEKNAHEVTKPSFQLSLSVPIPTTTQSSKPSSSNDGYSENLKRPGTAGFVQNSYTEPSKPLFSSTQTGSGWTLLNSGKTVQQQTEQQIYDPVRKPITFSPGHASQHVAPTEQIGQEFQVDITVLVWSNLITMDSANLGSQMALNLPLLLNRITTASLNHLMDRM from the exons ATGGCTGTTGGTTTCCGGCTTACAAG TATATTGCTAGTTTGCATGTTGAGTGAGCTGGACCACTCCTCAGCTTTTCCAAGAG CCAGAAGTTCTGTTTATCCTGAAACATGGCAGGGTTTAAGTGAAAAACCACAAGGGGGATATAATTTTGGGAATCGTCGCCCTCTCCAGTACGTCCAGGCTCTGAGGCAGGCCCACAGAAAACTACAGCCCAATATCCATGATCAGTTCGAGGTCAAAACCTGGCAAAAGCCTCAGGGAAGTTCTTTGAGCCATGCACAGATCCAAAATCACCCTGGAGTGTACCGTCAAACCCAGAGTCGGATTCACACCAGCCTACCCCAGCCTCCAGCACTGGAAAACCATCTGCTGCCCAAGCCCAGAAACTTTGAATTCAGCCTAAAAGTTCCTTTTGCCAGTTCCCTGGgccaaaacaaagagacagaaacaaaagaaaccagtCTAGGCACTAAAAGTTCTGATTCAAACAGTGGTGGAAGTGATGGTGCTGGTCAGTATTCTCAATCATACAGGCCAAGCAGTGTTCAGATCCACAGCAATTTCAGCAGCCCCTCTGGTTTGGATGCTTTTTTGGACAAAGGTTCTACAAATGACCGAAACGGAGAAAAAAATGCCCATGAAGTTACCAAGCCAAGCTTTCAGCTTAGTCTGTCTGTTCCCATTCCAACTACTACTCAATCTTCAAAACCCTCCAGCAGTAATGATGGTTATTCTGAAAATCTAAAAAGACCAGGAACTGCTGGTTTTGTTCAGAACAGTTACACAGAGCCATCAAAACCACTGTTtagttcaacacagactggaTCAGGATGGACTTTGTTAAATTCTGGTAAAACTGTGCAGcaacaaacagaacagcagatTTATGATCCAGTTCGCAAACCGATTACCTTTTCACCTGGACATGCTAGCCAGCATGTAGCTCCCACTGAACAAATCGGCCAGG AGTTCCAAGTGGACATTACAGTTCTGGTCTGGTCCAACCTAATAACTATGGACAGCGCCAACCTTGGCAGCCAGATGGCCCTCAACTTACCTCTGCTTCTGAACAGGATAACTACAGCCAGTTTAAACCATCTTATGGACAGAATGTAG